A genomic stretch from Paraburkholderia dioscoreae includes:
- a CDS encoding ABC transporter ATP-binding protein, translated as MKTDDVIVSFRGVRKTYDGETLVVKQLDLDIYQGEFLTLLGPSGSGKTTCLMMLAGFEFPTGGEIWLDGTLLNTVPPHKRNIGMVFQNYALFPHLTVEQNVAYPLTVRKISAQERAHRTNNALKMVRMESFAKRYPAQLSGGQQQRIALARALVFEPKLVLMDEPLGALDKQLREHMQYELTSLHEKLGVTFVYVTHDQGEALTMSDRVAVFDKGIVQQLDTVDRLYESPCNEFVANFIGDSNRLRGTIANVDGEYCEFRLSDGTRLTGRNIGGARAGTPAVACIRPERMKLANGLSRPGANALAGEARGLIYFGDHVRMRCGLPEQDECFVKVPLGTDALETFAPGAPVALEFAPEHLRVFAGA; from the coding sequence ATGAAAACCGATGACGTGATCGTCAGCTTTCGAGGTGTGCGCAAGACGTACGACGGAGAAACGCTGGTCGTCAAACAACTTGATCTGGATATATACCAGGGCGAATTTCTGACGCTACTCGGGCCGTCCGGATCAGGGAAAACCACCTGTCTGATGATGCTGGCGGGTTTTGAGTTTCCCACCGGCGGAGAGATCTGGCTGGACGGCACGTTGCTCAACACCGTGCCCCCGCATAAGCGCAACATCGGCATGGTGTTTCAGAACTATGCGCTGTTTCCGCATCTGACGGTTGAGCAGAACGTTGCTTATCCGTTGACCGTGCGCAAGATTTCGGCGCAGGAGCGCGCGCATCGCACCAACAACGCGCTGAAGATGGTGCGTATGGAGAGCTTCGCGAAGCGCTATCCGGCGCAGCTTTCCGGCGGGCAGCAGCAGCGTATCGCGCTCGCCCGTGCGCTGGTGTTCGAGCCGAAGCTCGTGCTGATGGACGAGCCGCTCGGCGCGCTGGACAAACAGTTGCGCGAACACATGCAGTACGAACTTACATCATTGCACGAGAAACTCGGCGTGACGTTCGTGTACGTCACGCACGATCAGGGCGAGGCGCTGACCATGTCCGATCGCGTGGCCGTGTTCGACAAAGGCATCGTGCAGCAACTCGATACCGTGGATCGTCTATACGAATCGCCGTGCAATGAGTTCGTGGCGAACTTTATCGGGGACAGCAACAGGCTGCGCGGCACGATCGCGAATGTCGACGGTGAGTATTGCGAATTTCGTCTGAGCGACGGCACGCGTCTCACTGGGCGCAACATCGGCGGTGCGCGGGCGGGCACGCCGGCGGTCGCGTGCATTCGCCCCGAGCGCATGAAGCTCGCCAACGGCCTGTCGCGGCCCGGCGCCAATGCGCTCGCCGGTGAAGCGCGCGGGCTGATCTATTTCGGCGACCACGTGCGCATGCGCTGTGGTTTGCCGGAACAGGACGAGTGCTTCGTCAAGGTGCCGCTCGGCACCGACGCGCTCGAAACCTTCGCGCCTGGCGCACCGGTCGCGCTGGAGTTCGCACCCGAGCATCTGCGGGTATTCGCAGGGGCGTGA
- a CDS encoding DUF1254 domain-containing protein: MIKNRRELFSIHWTCASLAGLAFLAGCASTPTASQKSTGWIKDEVADSYVFGYPLVLMGVARDAAVGTDPGQAPLNTLRHAQALPPIGAANPMQPSLDTFDSTGWLDLGSEPVIVSLPDSHGRYVDARVLDMWTNVVWSTSSQFATRAAGIKAQTIAFAGPGWQGELPKGVKRVDVPTRNAWVSVRIQSNGTRDLTAVRKLQRAIRVAPLSVYAGDTRSATIAPPRSNAADAAAAAAASGTPAAQVAALDANDFFSRLAQALPDNPPTPADPHALKFLSDLGVTPGEPVKLPKAPEAITAGLADGHDRVVTPPSNLLTGNGWSWFGDGVGTYGPDYALRAYAAYAQPGIGTKDDEVRAVVTQDSDGHALNGANRYVIHFAPNQLPPVRGFWSITAYTKDGALGESAPARLAVGDRNGARRNRDGSLDVTVSSTRSKSGNWLPAPRADLKLVLRLYAPKPQATDGSWQPPAVVRQ; this comes from the coding sequence ATGATAAAAAATCGCCGAGAGTTGTTTTCGATTCACTGGACCTGCGCATCGCTCGCAGGCCTCGCATTTCTGGCCGGTTGCGCGTCGACTCCCACCGCGTCGCAGAAATCCACCGGCTGGATCAAGGATGAAGTCGCCGATTCGTATGTGTTCGGTTATCCGCTGGTGCTGATGGGCGTTGCGCGCGACGCGGCGGTCGGCACCGATCCGGGCCAGGCGCCACTCAATACGCTGCGCCACGCGCAGGCATTGCCGCCGATCGGCGCGGCCAATCCGATGCAGCCTAGTCTCGATACGTTCGATTCGACCGGCTGGCTGGACCTCGGCAGTGAACCGGTGATCGTATCTTTGCCCGATTCGCATGGCCGCTACGTCGACGCTCGCGTGCTCGACATGTGGACTAACGTGGTCTGGTCGACCAGTTCGCAGTTCGCCACTCGCGCGGCAGGCATCAAGGCGCAGACGATCGCCTTCGCGGGTCCGGGCTGGCAGGGAGAGTTGCCCAAGGGTGTGAAGCGCGTCGACGTGCCGACCCGCAACGCATGGGTGAGCGTGCGTATCCAGTCGAACGGCACGCGCGATCTGACAGCGGTCCGCAAGCTGCAGCGCGCCATTCGTGTCGCGCCGCTGAGCGTCTACGCGGGTGACACCCGTTCCGCGACGATCGCGCCGCCGCGCAGCAACGCCGCCGACGCCGCCGCGGCAGCAGCCGCTTCCGGCACGCCGGCCGCGCAAGTCGCGGCGCTCGACGCGAACGATTTCTTCAGCCGGCTCGCGCAGGCCTTGCCCGACAATCCGCCGACGCCGGCCGATCCGCATGCGCTCAAATTCCTCTCGGACCTCGGCGTGACGCCCGGCGAACCGGTCAAGCTGCCGAAGGCGCCGGAAGCCATTACGGCGGGCCTTGCCGATGGCCATGATCGCGTGGTCACGCCGCCGTCCAATCTGCTGACCGGCAACGGCTGGAGCTGGTTCGGCGACGGCGTGGGCACCTACGGTCCCGACTACGCGCTGCGCGCCTATGCGGCTTACGCGCAACCGGGCATCGGCACGAAAGACGACGAAGTTCGCGCGGTCGTCACCCAGGACAGCGACGGTCATGCGCTCAACGGCGCAAACCGTTACGTGATCCACTTCGCGCCGAATCAGTTGCCGCCGGTGCGCGGCTTCTGGTCGATCACCGCGTACACGAAAGACGGCGCCTTGGGCGAGAGCGCGCCGGCGCGTCTGGCGGTCGGCGACCGCAATGGCGCACGCCGCAATCGCGACGGCTCGCTCGACGTGACCGTGTCGTCCACTCGCAGCAAGAGCGGCAACTGGCTGCCGGCGCCGCGTGCCGATCTGAAACTCGTGCTGCGTCTGTACGCCCCCAAGCCGCAAGCCACCGACGGCAGCTGGCAACCGCCGGCCGTCGTGCGTCAGTGA
- a CDS encoding FMN-binding negative transcriptional regulator — translation MYMPAHFEENRPEVLHRLIAEQPFGALITNGPNGLDANHLPFEFEVPPAGDKSDAASGETHGILRAHVARANPVWQEAGANPEALVIFQGPSAYISPNWYPGKHEAHRQVPTYNYMVVHAHGRIVVRDDESFVRGLVARLTRKMEAGEPVPWKMGDAPADFIAQMLGAIVGIEIEVTRLVGKWKLGQNKAAADRRGAAETLLARPGDEQQAVGQAMLDAPPAF, via the coding sequence ATGTACATGCCCGCCCATTTCGAAGAGAACCGTCCAGAGGTTCTCCACCGCCTGATCGCCGAGCAGCCTTTCGGCGCACTGATTACCAACGGGCCGAACGGGCTCGATGCGAATCATTTGCCGTTCGAATTCGAAGTGCCGCCTGCGGGGGACAAGTCCGATGCGGCCTCGGGTGAGACTCACGGCATCCTGCGCGCTCACGTCGCCCGCGCCAACCCGGTATGGCAGGAAGCCGGAGCGAACCCCGAAGCGCTCGTGATCTTCCAGGGCCCGTCCGCGTATATCTCGCCGAACTGGTATCCGGGCAAGCATGAAGCGCATCGGCAGGTGCCGACTTATAACTATATGGTGGTGCATGCGCACGGCCGGATCGTCGTGCGCGACGACGAGTCGTTCGTGCGCGGCCTCGTCGCGCGCCTGACCCGCAAGATGGAAGCCGGCGAACCGGTGCCGTGGAAGATGGGCGATGCGCCCGCCGACTTCATCGCGCAGATGCTCGGCGCGATCGTCGGCATCGAGATCGAGGTGACGCGGCTGGTCGGAAAGTGGAAGCTCGGCCAGAACAAGGCTGCGGCCGACCGTCGCGGCGCGGCGGAAACCTTGCTGGCGCGCCCGGGTGATGAACAGCAGGCCGTCGGCCAGGCCATGCTGGACGCGCCGCCGGCTTTCTGA
- a CDS encoding ABC transporter substrate-binding protein codes for MSKIGKSRCAIAVGAVALALGAAQVNAAELTVVNFGGANGDAQKVAFNQPFEKETGNKVTAVEYNGEQAKVKAMVEAKHVNWDVVEVESGDIGRGCDEGLYEKLDWSKIGKKSDLIPDAPQTCGVGFFVWSTALAYNADKLKTAPAGWADFWDVKKFPGKRAMRKGARYNLEFALMADGVPPKDVYKVLATKAGQDRAFKKLDELKPNIQWWEAGAQPPQFLVAGDVVMSTAYNGRIDAAQKEGKNLKVVWNGSIYDLDYWAIPKGTPNKALAEKYIAYSISSKPQQDYAHNIAYGPVNVAAIKALDPKTLANLPNSPANGKNAVLQNLAFWTDHGDELEQRFSSWASK; via the coding sequence ATGAGCAAGATCGGGAAATCGCGCTGCGCCATCGCTGTCGGTGCTGTGGCGCTCGCGCTGGGCGCCGCGCAAGTCAATGCCGCCGAATTGACGGTCGTCAATTTCGGCGGTGCAAACGGCGATGCGCAAAAGGTCGCATTCAACCAGCCGTTCGAAAAGGAGACCGGCAATAAAGTCACCGCCGTCGAATACAACGGTGAGCAGGCCAAAGTGAAAGCGATGGTCGAAGCCAAGCACGTGAACTGGGACGTGGTGGAAGTCGAATCGGGCGACATCGGCCGTGGCTGTGATGAAGGGCTGTACGAGAAACTCGATTGGTCGAAGATCGGCAAGAAGTCGGATCTGATTCCTGACGCACCGCAAACCTGCGGCGTGGGCTTCTTCGTGTGGTCGACGGCACTCGCGTACAACGCCGACAAGCTGAAAACGGCGCCGGCCGGCTGGGCCGATTTCTGGGACGTCAAGAAATTCCCGGGCAAGCGCGCAATGCGCAAGGGCGCGCGCTACAACCTCGAATTCGCATTGATGGCCGACGGCGTGCCGCCGAAGGACGTCTACAAGGTGCTCGCCACCAAGGCAGGCCAGGACCGCGCGTTCAAGAAGCTCGACGAACTGAAGCCGAACATTCAGTGGTGGGAAGCGGGCGCGCAGCCGCCGCAATTCCTCGTTGCGGGCGACGTGGTGATGTCCACCGCGTACAACGGCCGGATCGACGCCGCGCAGAAGGAAGGCAAGAACCTGAAGGTGGTGTGGAACGGCAGCATCTACGACCTCGACTACTGGGCGATTCCGAAGGGCACGCCGAACAAGGCGCTGGCCGAGAAGTACATCGCCTATTCGATTTCGTCGAAGCCGCAGCAGGATTACGCGCACAACATCGCGTACGGCCCGGTGAACGTGGCGGCCATCAAGGCGCTCGATCCGAAGACGCTCGCCAATCTGCCGAACTCGCCGGCTAACGGCAAGAACGCGGTGCTGCAGAACCTCGCGTTCTGGACCGATCACGGCGACGAACTGGAGCAGCGTTTTTCGTCGTGGGCTTCGAAGTAA
- a CDS encoding heavy metal translocating P-type ATPase: MTELATALRPADAADTSAHTAELDIGGMTCASCAMRVEKALSKVPGVVSASVNLATETATVDLDGAAAGPDALIAAVRKAGYEATLVAPPDTPAAADAESAPANRKRDQTRRELAAVLASAVLTLPLIGPMVGEWFGFHAMLSPWLQFALASVVQFVFGARFYRAAFRAVRAGAGNMDLLVALGTSAAYGISVYELATHPGDMMHLYFEASAVVITLVRFGKWLEARAKRQTTDAIRALNALRPDRARIRVGADERDVPLAQVRVGTIVIVRPGERVPVDGAVLEGRTHIDESLITGESLPVPKQVADAVTAGSINGEGAIAVTTTAIGAETTLARIIRLVESAQAEKAPIQRLVDRVSEIFVPAILAIAALTLVGWLIAGAGGETAILNAVAVLVIACPCALGLATPAAIMAGTGVAARRGVLIKDAEALETAHRVTIVAFDKTGTLTLGQPSVTAFEPIGGISRDEALELAAAVQRNSEHPLARAVVKAYEAAATEAADMPAAIGETVASPTQTRALHASAARAVAGRGVEADVDGRTLALGSGRWLGELGIELPPEFAARARELEAAGNTVSWLMQRAPQAPAALALIAFGDTVKPTARAAVERLAQMGVTSVLVTGDNRGSAASVARALGIDEFHAEVLPEDKARVIRDLKIRSAGIVAMAGDGINDAPALAAADIGIAMATGTDVAMHAAGITLMRGDPALVADAIDISRRTWRKIRQNLFWAFVYNLIGIPLAAFGLLNPMLAGAAMAFSSVSVVTNALLLRTWRGAQNGPGR, from the coding sequence ATGACCGAACTTGCCACCGCCCTGCGCCCCGCGGACGCCGCCGACACTTCCGCCCACACCGCCGAACTCGACATCGGCGGCATGACTTGCGCCTCGTGCGCGATGCGCGTCGAAAAGGCGCTCTCCAAAGTGCCGGGCGTCGTGAGCGCGTCGGTGAATCTCGCGACCGAAACGGCGACCGTCGATCTGGACGGCGCGGCCGCCGGCCCGGACGCGCTGATCGCCGCCGTCAGGAAAGCGGGCTATGAAGCGACCCTGGTCGCGCCGCCGGACACACCCGCCGCTGCCGACGCCGAGTCGGCCCCCGCCAACCGCAAGCGCGACCAGACCCGCCGCGAACTGGCAGCCGTGCTCGCCTCCGCCGTGCTGACGCTGCCGCTCATCGGCCCAATGGTCGGCGAATGGTTCGGTTTCCACGCAATGCTGTCGCCCTGGCTGCAATTCGCGCTCGCTTCGGTCGTGCAGTTCGTATTCGGCGCGCGCTTCTATCGCGCGGCCTTTCGCGCCGTGCGAGCCGGCGCCGGCAACATGGACTTGCTAGTGGCGCTCGGCACGTCGGCGGCGTATGGCATCAGCGTCTACGAACTGGCGACCCATCCCGGCGACATGATGCATCTGTATTTCGAAGCGTCGGCGGTCGTGATCACGCTGGTGCGCTTCGGCAAGTGGCTCGAAGCGCGCGCCAAGCGCCAGACCACGGACGCCATCCGTGCCCTCAACGCGCTGCGCCCCGACCGCGCGCGCATTCGGGTCGGCGCGGACGAACGCGACGTGCCGCTCGCGCAAGTGCGGGTCGGCACGATCGTGATCGTGCGCCCCGGCGAGCGCGTGCCGGTCGACGGCGCGGTGCTCGAAGGCCGCACGCATATCGACGAATCCCTGATCACCGGCGAAAGCCTGCCGGTGCCGAAGCAGGTAGCCGACGCAGTCACCGCCGGCTCGATCAACGGCGAAGGCGCGATTGCCGTGACGACCACGGCGATCGGCGCGGAGACGACACTTGCGCGCATCATCCGCCTCGTGGAAAGCGCGCAGGCCGAGAAGGCGCCGATCCAGCGCCTGGTGGACCGGGTCAGCGAAATCTTCGTGCCGGCGATCCTCGCCATCGCCGCGCTCACGCTGGTCGGCTGGCTGATCGCCGGCGCGGGCGGTGAAACGGCGATTCTGAACGCGGTCGCCGTGCTGGTGATCGCCTGCCCATGCGCGCTCGGACTGGCCACGCCGGCGGCCATCATGGCCGGCACCGGCGTCGCCGCGCGGCGCGGTGTGCTGATCAAGGACGCCGAGGCATTGGAAACCGCCCATCGGGTGACGATAGTCGCGTTCGACAAGACCGGCACGCTGACGCTCGGCCAGCCGTCGGTGACGGCGTTCGAGCCGATCGGCGGCATCAGCCGCGACGAGGCGCTGGAACTTGCCGCGGCGGTGCAGCGCAACAGCGAGCACCCGCTGGCGCGCGCGGTGGTCAAGGCGTACGAAGCGGCAGCGACAGAGGCCGCCGACATGCCTGCGGCAATTGGCGAAACCGTTGCCTCGCCCACTCAAACGCGTGCGCTGCACGCCAGCGCCGCGCGCGCCGTGGCGGGCCGGGGCGTCGAAGCGGACGTCGACGGCCGCACCCTCGCGTTGGGCAGCGGACGCTGGCTCGGCGAACTCGGCATTGAATTGCCGCCCGAATTCGCCGCGCGGGCCCGCGAGCTCGAAGCCGCCGGCAACACGGTTTCCTGGCTCATGCAGCGCGCCCCGCAAGCGCCGGCAGCACTGGCATTGATCGCTTTCGGCGACACCGTCAAACCGACAGCGCGCGCGGCCGTCGAGCGGCTGGCGCAAATGGGCGTTACGAGCGTGCTGGTCACCGGCGACAACCGCGGCAGCGCGGCGAGCGTCGCCCGGGCGCTCGGCATCGACGAATTCCATGCGGAAGTGCTGCCCGAAGACAAAGCCCGCGTCATCCGCGACCTGAAAATTCGCAGCGCCGGCATTGTGGCAATGGCGGGCGACGGCATCAACGACGCTCCCGCGCTCGCCGCCGCCGACATCGGCATCGCGATGGCGACCGGCACCGACGTCGCCATGCACGCGGCCGGCATCACGCTGATGCGCGGCGATCCGGCGCTGGTGGCCGACGCCATCGACATCTCGCGCAGAACATGGCGCAAGATCCGGCAGAACCTGTTCTGGGCCTTCGTCTACAACCTGATCGGCATTCCGCTGGCCGCCTTCGGCTTGCTAAACCCGATGCTCGCCGGCGCGGCGATGGCTTTTTCGAGCGTCAGCGTGGTCACCAATGCGCTGCTGCTGCGCACCTGGCGCGGTGCGCAGAATGGTCCGGGACGCTAA
- a CDS encoding methyl-accepting chemotaxis protein, with translation MEFLSLRRASVGARLAILSCVLVALIFAAFTWALTRTAGTQISGQVLERIADKDRSIAAMIKLFDKALSNEVDRSMSLFASFLPTGYTLDETQKVDIGGVATPTIKAGDKVLNMDFSIPDLFLERSGAVATVFARNGDDFVRVTTSLKKQDGSRAIGTLLDRKAPAYALLLANRSYTGLAALFGKRLITQYRPITDASGRVIGALFVGVNVDEEIQSVEDGIRNLKIGDSGYYFVVDASKGADRGKLIVHPAAAGQNADNANAPYQQMLDMKDGQLEYSSADATLGERGARDKFVSFVTVPEWQWLVGGVAPRDEVMADVVATRNEFLLLGFILVGVFAVVFLIAVRRLVSRPLEEAAKASERFASGDLSVRVANGTNARADEIGRLMQSIDGIGEGLARIVSQVRNASADMSHGTEKIATGSGNIAARIATQASSLEETAASMEEITSTVQQNADHAAQANTLVTRAADAALEGGRAVERVVSTMGEISRSSQKIAEITSVIEGIAFQTNILALNAAVEAARAGEHGKGFAVVASEVRALAQRSAASVKEIESLIATSTATVQSGFRIAEEASSTMQGIVQQVGQVRAIMGEISVASREQSGGIEQVNLAVTQIGEATQQNATIVGEAELAAAELRDQAARLAQVVSVFKLESGRD, from the coding sequence ATGGAATTTCTCTCTTTGCGCCGCGCCAGCGTCGGCGCGCGGCTCGCCATTCTTTCGTGCGTGCTGGTGGCGTTGATCTTCGCCGCGTTCACGTGGGCACTCACCCGCACCGCCGGCACGCAGATCAGCGGCCAGGTGCTCGAACGCATCGCGGATAAAGACCGTTCGATCGCCGCGATGATCAAACTGTTCGACAAGGCTTTGTCGAACGAAGTCGACCGCTCGATGTCGCTGTTTGCGAGTTTCCTGCCCACCGGCTATACGCTCGACGAGACCCAGAAGGTCGACATCGGCGGTGTCGCCACGCCGACCATCAAGGCGGGCGACAAAGTCCTGAACATGGACTTTTCCATTCCCGATCTGTTTCTCGAACGCAGCGGCGCGGTCGCCACCGTCTTCGCGCGCAACGGCGACGACTTCGTGCGCGTCACGACTTCGCTGAAGAAACAGGACGGCTCGCGCGCCATCGGCACGTTGCTCGATCGCAAGGCACCGGCCTATGCGCTGCTCCTCGCGAACAGATCCTATACGGGACTTGCCGCGCTCTTTGGCAAACGTTTGATCACGCAATACCGGCCGATCACCGACGCGAGCGGCCGCGTGATCGGCGCGCTGTTCGTCGGCGTCAATGTGGACGAGGAAATCCAGTCGGTCGAAGACGGCATTCGCAATCTGAAGATCGGTGACAGCGGCTACTACTTCGTCGTCGACGCGTCGAAGGGCGCGGATCGCGGCAAGCTGATCGTGCATCCGGCAGCGGCCGGTCAGAACGCCGACAACGCGAACGCACCTTATCAACAGATGCTCGACATGAAAGACGGCCAGCTCGAATACAGCTCGGCCGACGCCACCCTCGGCGAACGCGGCGCGCGCGACAAGTTCGTCTCGTTCGTTACCGTGCCGGAATGGCAATGGCTGGTTGGCGGTGTCGCGCCGCGCGACGAAGTGATGGCCGACGTCGTTGCCACCCGCAATGAATTCCTGCTGCTCGGCTTCATCCTCGTCGGCGTGTTCGCGGTGGTGTTCCTGATTGCGGTGCGGCGCCTCGTGAGCCGACCGCTCGAGGAAGCCGCCAAGGCGTCCGAGCGTTTCGCCTCGGGCGATCTGAGCGTGCGCGTGGCAAACGGCACAAACGCGCGCGCCGATGAAATCGGCCGCCTGATGCAGTCGATCGACGGCATCGGCGAAGGACTCGCGCGCATTGTTTCGCAAGTGCGCAACGCGTCGGCGGATATGTCCCACGGCACCGAGAAGATCGCCACCGGCAGCGGCAATATCGCCGCGCGGATCGCCACGCAGGCGAGCAGCCTCGAGGAAACGGCGGCCAGCATGGAAGAGATCACCTCGACCGTGCAGCAGAACGCCGACCACGCCGCGCAAGCCAACACGCTCGTCACACGCGCCGCCGACGCCGCGCTCGAAGGCGGCCGTGCGGTCGAACGTGTGGTCTCGACAATGGGCGAGATCAGCCGCTCGTCGCAGAAGATCGCGGAGATCACGTCCGTGATCGAAGGCATCGCCTTCCAGACCAATATCCTTGCGCTGAACGCCGCCGTGGAAGCGGCGCGGGCCGGCGAACACGGCAAGGGCTTCGCGGTGGTGGCATCGGAAGTGCGCGCGCTGGCGCAACGCAGCGCGGCCTCAGTCAAGGAGATCGAAAGCCTGATCGCGACTTCCACGGCGACCGTGCAAAGCGGTTTCCGGATCGCCGAAGAAGCCAGCTCGACGATGCAGGGCATCGTTCAACAGGTCGGCCAGGTGCGCGCGATCATGGGCGAAATTAGCGTCGCCTCGCGCGAGCAGTCGGGCGGCATCGAACAGGTCAATCTCGCCGTCACGCAGATCGGCGAAGCAACGCAGCAGAACGCTACGATTGTCGGCGAGGCGGAACTGGCGGCAGCGGAGTTACGCGATCAGGCCGCGCGTCTCGCACAGGTGGTCAGTGTGTTCAAGCTGGAAAGCGGGCGCGATTGA
- a CDS encoding glutathione S-transferase family protein, with amino-acid sequence MANTTLTISSKNYSSWSLRGWLLTKFSGLPFEEIVMPIDDPAARAELLLLSPSILVPCLFHDGIKIWDTLAIAEYLNELKPDAKLLPRDIRARAHCRSICGEMHSGFGSLRSALPMNLKAHFPGFKVWARAQSDIDRIVAIWSDCLKQYGGPFLFGERTTADAMYAPVVTRFVTYDVKLDPEIVEYGQRIMALPEMQEWIADAQQEVEEIDELDVEF; translated from the coding sequence ATGGCGAATACCACGCTCACCATCAGCAGCAAGAATTATTCGTCGTGGTCGTTGCGCGGCTGGCTGTTGACCAAGTTCAGCGGCTTGCCTTTCGAAGAGATCGTCATGCCGATCGACGATCCCGCCGCACGCGCTGAACTGCTGTTGCTGTCACCGTCGATACTGGTGCCGTGTCTGTTTCACGACGGCATCAAGATCTGGGACACGCTGGCGATTGCGGAATATCTGAACGAACTGAAGCCGGACGCGAAACTGCTGCCCAGGGATATTCGCGCACGCGCGCATTGCCGCTCGATATGCGGCGAGATGCATTCGGGTTTCGGCTCCCTGCGCTCGGCCTTGCCGATGAACCTCAAAGCGCATTTCCCAGGCTTCAAGGTGTGGGCGCGTGCTCAATCGGACATTGATCGGATCGTGGCGATCTGGAGCGATTGCCTGAAGCAGTACGGCGGCCCGTTTCTGTTTGGCGAGCGGACCACGGCGGACGCGATGTATGCGCCGGTGGTGACGCGTTTCGTCACCTACGACGTCAAACTCGATCCGGAAATTGTCGAATACGGACAGCGGATCATGGCGCTGCCCGAGATGCAGGAATGGATCGCCGACGCGCAACAGGAAGTGGAAGAGATCGACGAACTGGACGTCGAGTTCTGA
- the pdxR gene encoding MocR-like pyridoxine biosynthesis transcription factor PdxR, whose protein sequence is MDTVILSDWLAARLDRSAAEPVYRQTLRLMQQAILTGQLPPGTKLPSSRTLAEDLGIARNTVLHVYDQLTAEGYVISTTGSGTYVADTRPDTAAVNARKKPVVVGGVETDADAAIETTRRPKRDLGDLSTRGRRLIDTAGVSAKQWGAFMPGVPDVAEFPARTWSRLQARLWKEANPDLLTYAPGGGYRPLRRALSDYLRVARSVNCTPDQIIITTGIHQSIDLAVRLLTDVGDRAWVEEPCYWGARSVLQSSGITLVPVPVDDEGLNPREQDLQQPPRLALVTPSHQYPLGMVMSLARRRTLLEYARQHNVWIIEDDYDSEFRYGSRPLASLQGLDDAGQVIYVGSLGKMLFPGLRIGYMIAPEHLVDTFRTGVAELYREGQLMQQAVMTDFIMDGHLTSHVRRMRALYGERRQILIDAITARFGTELPVMGDEAGLHLVLGLPDHANDRAVTAAAYDAGVIVRPLASYYSSDTPARRGLLLGYACVPNDKIGPAFDTLARVIEQTALKAPTRAA, encoded by the coding sequence TTGGACACCGTGATCTTGTCGGATTGGCTTGCCGCGCGGCTCGATCGCTCGGCCGCTGAACCGGTCTACAGACAGACGTTGCGGCTCATGCAGCAGGCCATCCTGACCGGCCAGCTGCCGCCGGGCACCAAGCTGCCCAGTTCGCGCACGCTCGCCGAAGACCTCGGCATTGCGCGCAACACGGTGCTGCACGTCTACGACCAGTTGACCGCTGAAGGCTACGTCATTTCGACCACCGGCAGCGGCACTTATGTCGCCGACACGCGGCCGGACACGGCCGCCGTGAATGCGCGCAAGAAGCCAGTGGTGGTGGGCGGCGTCGAAACAGATGCCGACGCGGCCATTGAAACCACCAGGCGGCCGAAACGCGATCTGGGCGACCTCTCGACTCGCGGACGCCGTCTGATCGATACCGCCGGCGTTTCCGCCAAGCAATGGGGCGCATTCATGCCGGGCGTGCCCGACGTCGCGGAATTCCCGGCGCGCACGTGGAGCCGCCTGCAGGCGCGTTTGTGGAAGGAAGCCAATCCCGACCTGCTCACCTACGCACCCGGCGGCGGCTATCGGCCATTGCGGCGGGCGTTGTCGGATTATTTGCGCGTGGCGCGCTCGGTGAATTGCACGCCGGATCAGATCATCATCACCACGGGTATTCACCAATCCATCGATCTCGCCGTGCGTTTGTTGACCGATGTCGGCGACCGTGCGTGGGTCGAAGAACCCTGCTATTGGGGCGCGCGCAGTGTGCTGCAATCGTCCGGGATCACCCTGGTGCCGGTGCCGGTGGACGACGAAGGCCTGAATCCGCGCGAACAGGATCTGCAACAGCCGCCACGGCTCGCGCTCGTCACGCCGTCGCATCAATATCCGCTCGGCATGGTGATGAGCCTCGCGCGCCGCCGCACGCTGCTCGAATACGCGCGCCAGCACAACGTGTGGATCATTGAGGACGACTACGATAGCGAGTTCCGTTACGGCAGCCGTCCGCTCGCCTCGCTGCAAGGACTCGACGACGCCGGCCAGGTGATCTACGTCGGCAGCCTGGGGAAGATGCTGTTTCCGGGTTTGCGGATCGGCTACATGATCGCGCCGGAACATCTGGTCGACACGTTCCGCACGGGCGTTGCCGAGTTATACCGTGAGGGTCAGTTGATGCAGCAAGCGGTGATGACCGACTTCATCATGGACGGCCATCTCACCTCGCACGTGCGGCGCATGCGCGCGCTGTACGGCGAACGCCGGCAGATTCTGATCGACGCCATCACCGCGCGTTTCGGCACCGAGTTGCCGGTGATGGGCGACGAAGCCGGCCTGCATCTCGTGCTCGGCCTGCCGGATCACGCGAACGATCGCGCGGTGACGGCCGCCGCTTACGATGCCGGCGTGATCGTGCGCCCGCTCGCGAGCTACTACAGCAGCGATACGCCCGCGCGGCGCGGACTGCTGCTCGGCTATGCGTGCGTGCCGAACGACAAGATCGGTCCCGCGTTCGACACACTCGCGCGCGTGATCGAGCAAACCGCACTGAAGGCGCCGACACGCGCCGCTTGA